In Candidatus Neomarinimicrobiota bacterium, the genomic stretch GCTTTTAACAACTTTCCCCCGGGAGCGAAGAGGTGTCGACTTTCTTCTTCATGAGTAATGATGGGCGTAAGAATCTTGATCAGATATGCCTGAGTTTTTGATAAAGGAACACCTGTTTTGGCGGCTTCAATAGCAGGCTCCATAACTGTTTTGAGGGGCATCGTCCCGAGACGCTCATGGACATGAAGCAGTCCCGCAGTATTGCCTGGCACCGCTGCGGCCCCTCTACCAATGTGAAATTCCTGCACTGTTTCGCCGAAATCGACAAAGACGCTGAAAAAATCAAGGTCGAGCTTCTGCACGTCTCCAGAGGGGGTATCTACGAAAAAATCGAACAAAATCGGTTTTGAATCGGTGGGCTGGGCCATAAAGTGGCCGCCGCCACCGGGACCGGTAAGCGTCGGCTCGGCTATCATGGCGGTAAAACAGGCGCCGACGGCTGCATCAAATGCGTTGCCTCCGCTCTCCAGAATTACCTGTGCGGCTGCGACTGTCGACTTATCTCCTGCTGCAATTACATTTTTCACGATAAATACGGAACGATGCGAAACGTACCGGGTAATCAGTAAAGCTAACGGGAGAGAAACGGAAAATCAAGATAATTGACGAACTGATTCTCAATCACTCCCCGGATAGTTTTACTGACTATTCTTGATTTTCGCCGACACCAGCTCTCAAACTTCTTTACAACCTCCCCTGAACTGATGCATTGGCTGGAGGACAGATAAGTTAGAGTATTTCAGTACCCGGGTGCCGGCGTGCTATTAATGGGAGATTATAGAATAGAATAAACCGTTTTCACGCGGGGCGCGAGCACTTACACCAGTGAATTGATAAATGCTAGCGGAATGACTTAGGTTGCGGCTGTCTCTTTTCTTCTCCTGCTAAATCCTGTGGTAGCCATCTTACGACGTATATAGGCAAAAACTTCCAAGAGCGGAAGGTCCTTTGGGCAGACATCATCACATGCCATCATGCCAATACATCCAAATATACCGCTATCCGTTGATACCAATTTAAACCAATCCTCTTCATCACGTTGGTCTCTAGGATCTATCATGAACCGGCCGATCCTGTTCAGTCCAGCAGCTCCCAGAAAATCAGGGGCTACTTGCGCAGTGGCACAGCCAGCGAGACAGCAGCCGCACTCAATGCACCGCTCGGCCTCATAGATTTTGTTGGCGGTGGCATTGTCCATCCGCTCTTCTTCAGTCTGCGGATCAAACTCTGTCTGGGTGTGTATCCACGATTCTAT encodes the following:
- a CDS encoding 4Fe-4S dicluster domain-containing protein — translated: GRPTLACRTLTSDLPNTITLYPLPFFKLLGDLSVDTGVWFREVAEQIESWIHTQTEFDPQTEEERMDNATANKIYEAERCIECGCCLAGCATAQVAPDFLGAAGLNRIGRFMIDPRDQRDEEDWFKLVSTDSGIFGCIGMMACDDVCPKDLPLLEVFAYIRRKMATTGFSRRRKETAAT